The proteins below are encoded in one region of Thermococcus peptonophilus:
- a CDS encoding radical SAM/SPASM domain-containing protein, with product MRYINGSFYLEPISAHIDVTNKCNLKCMYCFYYEDPYVQLPNGDPSKDEILDWMNQLAEVGVKFLTFSGGEAFMRQDFLEILSSETSENFWKTIITNGTLLDEQTVGKLGNIPKLLELRVSLDGFDANKKVRGVDAKVIVRNIDFIGKMTDIPVHINTMITTENLHELEKMYEWIEQHEAISGWSIDLPIIRGRYISVMDALRPSWSNMAPVLKRLILRYIDERPPFKFAIFSIFRESLLYPDKIKDRIYSFDLESHPCSYLPSVTIRTDGSVTLCPSLPFSIGNVRERPLRDILKSPDPGSERVLGIRVRDIKKCLSCKYVKICGAGCRANAFLETGKLIEVDPVTCKMMEFFDSEILPYLPRKSRELIEGYLT from the coding sequence ATGAGATACATCAATGGCAGCTTTTATCTTGAACCGATTTCAGCCCATATAGATGTCACTAATAAATGTAATTTGAAATGTATGTACTGCTTTTATTATGAGGATCCTTACGTCCAATTGCCTAATGGAGATCCCTCAAAAGATGAAATCTTGGATTGGATGAACCAGTTGGCAGAAGTTGGAGTTAAGTTTCTGACTTTTTCTGGGGGAGAAGCATTTATGAGACAGGATTTCTTGGAGATTCTTAGCAGTGAAACTTCAGAGAATTTCTGGAAAACAATTATAACTAATGGAACTCTTCTCGACGAACAAACAGTAGGAAAATTGGGAAATATTCCAAAACTTCTAGAATTAAGAGTTTCTCTGGACGGTTTTGATGCAAATAAAAAAGTTAGAGGAGTGGATGCAAAAGTTATCGTACGGAATATTGACTTTATTGGCAAAATGACTGATATACCAGTGCACATAAATACTATGATAACAACTGAAAATCTCCACGAACTTGAAAAAATGTATGAATGGATTGAGCAACATGAAGCAATCTCCGGTTGGTCAATTGATCTTCCAATCATCAGAGGAAGATATATCTCCGTGATGGATGCGCTTAGACCCTCTTGGTCAAATATGGCACCAGTTTTAAAAAGATTGATCTTACGTTACATTGACGAGAGACCCCCGTTCAAATTTGCAATATTCTCAATATTTAGGGAGAGCCTACTATACCCTGACAAAATCAAAGATAGAATCTATAGTTTTGACCTAGAGTCCCATCCATGCAGCTATTTGCCCTCAGTAACAATTAGAACGGATGGTTCTGTAACACTTTGCCCAAGTTTGCCATTTAGTATAGGAAATGTTCGAGAGAGACCCCTGAGGGATATTCTGAAGAGTCCGGATCCGGGTAGTGAAAGAGTGCTGGGAATACGAGTAAGGGACATCAAAAAATGCTTAAGTTGTAAGTATGTAAAAATCTGCGGTGCTGGTTGTAGAGCTAATGCATTTTTAGAAACAGGAAAACTCATTGAAGTGGATCCTGTTACCTGCAAGATGATGGAGTTTTTTGATAGTGAGATATTGCCCTATTTGCCAAGGAAAAGCAGGGAGTTGATAGAGGGATACTTGACTTAG